DNA from Pseudomonas putida:
CCAGCCGCTAGCCACGCACAACTCTTGTGACGTCGATTCGTATCAACATTTGCTGAATGGTGTTTGCACGGGAAGTGAATACGGCTGTCACGCCGATTCGTAATAGATTCCTGGCAAGAACAACTACAAAAGGTACGGCATCATGGATTACCAACTGGTCGGCAAGAATGTCCTGATCACCGGCGGCGCCACGGGTATCGGCAAGGCCATTGCCCAGTGCTTCCTGGACGAGGGCGCTCATGTGGTAGTCAGTGGGTTGACTGAGGCAATGGTTGCCGAAGCTTGCGAAGCCCTCGGCCCTCGCTGCAGCGGTCTGGCCGGCGATCTGACCCAACCGGGTATTGCCGAGCGCCTTGTCGAGCAGGCGCGGCACAACGGCCCCATCGATTACTTGATCAACTGTGTCGGCATCTTCGAGGTGCGCGACTTCTTCGAGACGGACGACGCGCAGTGGTTTCGCTATTTCGACGTGAACGTCATGACGGCGGTGCGCATGACTCGCCTGGTGCTGGCCGAGATGCTGGCCGCGGGCGAGGGCTCGGTGGTGTTCATCAGCAGTGAGTCGGGTGTCAAGCCGCAGCCGTGGATGGTCCACTACGGTGCCATGAAGTCTTGCCTGTTAGGCGTATCCCGTGCCTTGGCCGAACTGACCAAGGGAACTGCGGTGCGGGTCAACAGCATCCTGCCGGGGCCTACCAGCACTGAGGCGGTGCGCCGTTACCATGCCGAGATCGCGGAGGAAAAAGGCATCAGCGCCCAGCAGGTGGTGGCTGATTACTTCGACCAGACCGAGCCTACCTCGTTGATCCGTCGCATGATCGAGCCGGAGGAGGTGGCCCGCAGTGTGGTGCACCTGGCCGCATCGCCCGCTCTCAATGGGATGGCGATGCGGGTGGAGGGTGGAACTATTCGCAGCATACTTTGACGTCAGTTATCGCCGACTATCAAGCCGCCATGGTCACTTTCCGGCGCCACAGCAACCAGGCCAGCGGCAGGTTCACCAGTAAGGCGGCAGCCACACCAGCCCAGGGGGTGAGCGCCAGTTGGCCGTTTTCCACTAGCACGCTACCTGCCCGTTCGCCCAGGGTGATGCCCAGGTTGAATGCCGAGATGTTCAATCCCGAAGCGAAGTCCACCGCCTTTGGCGTATGCAAGCGGGCAGTGGACAACATGCCGGTCTGAAACGCTGGAGTCATGCCGAAGGCAACGATGCCCCAGACGAACACGGTGATCACCATCAAGACTTTGTACGGTAGCGACAGTGCCAGGGCCACCAGTGTCAGCGCCAATACGCCGAACAGCAGCCGCAAGGTACGTTCCCAGCCCAGGCTATCGGACAGCCGGCCACCCAGCAGGTTGCCGATCATGGTTGCCACACCGAACACCAGCAGCAGCACGCTGGCGCTGCTGGCCGAGAACCCGGTGATGTCTGTCAGGATTGGCGTGATGAAGGTGAATGCCGAGAAGCTTGCACCGAAGCCAAGGACAGTGACCGACATCATTGCCCAGATCGCCGGGCTGCGCAGTGCAGCCAACTGCCCCAGGGCATTGCCGGCCTTGCTGGCCGGTTGTCGTGGTAGCCAAACTGCGGTGGCCAGCAGCGCAAGCAGGGCCAGC
Protein-coding regions in this window:
- a CDS encoding MFS transporter, with translation MSRSSTGLHPGILTLAITAFAIGVAEFIIVGILPSISTAFAISLASAGSLVGLYALALAIGTPFIVIGLGRFPKKTVLMMLIGVFLLGNLVSALAPNYPILLLGRIITALAHGSFFAIGATVAAGLAREGQASKAIAVMFAGLTLAMVIGVPLGSYLGNALGWRLPFYAVALLALLALLATAVWLPRQPASKAGNALGQLAALRSPAIWAMMSVTVLGFGASFSAFTFITPILTDITGFSASSASVLLLVFGVATMIGNLLGGRLSDSLGWERTLRLLFGVLALTLVALALSLPYKVLMVITVFVWGIVAFGMTPAFQTGMLSTARLHTPKAVDFASGLNISAFNLGITLGERAGSVLVENGQLALTPWAGVAAALLVNLPLAWLLWRRKVTMAA
- a CDS encoding SDR family NAD(P)-dependent oxidoreductase, with amino-acid sequence MDYQLVGKNVLITGGATGIGKAIAQCFLDEGAHVVVSGLTEAMVAEACEALGPRCSGLAGDLTQPGIAERLVEQARHNGPIDYLINCVGIFEVRDFFETDDAQWFRYFDVNVMTAVRMTRLVLAEMLAAGEGSVVFISSESGVKPQPWMVHYGAMKSCLLGVSRALAELTKGTAVRVNSILPGPTSTEAVRRYHAEIAEEKGISAQQVVADYFDQTEPTSLIRRMIEPEEVARSVVHLAASPALNGMAMRVEGGTIRSIL